Proteins from a genomic interval of Vreelandella profundi:
- the mazG gene encoding nucleoside triphosphate pyrophosphohydrolase — protein MRHRMDDLLTLMQVLRDREQGCPWDLQQDWDSIVPHTLEEAYEVADAIERRAFDELPGELGDLLFQVIYYAQFGAEEQRFDFADIVDTLTAKMLRRHPHVFPGGTLVSRRPPGVSAEEVQTQQVNSRWESLKAEEREERARAERAADTPSVLDNVPRTLPALSRAAKLSKRAARVGFDWPDAQGVIAKIREELAEVEEALAAGDQRHAQEEVGDLLFAVTNLARTLNADPEQCLRATNAKFERRFRHVERELSAAQRPLQDASLDEMEAHWQAAKAQEKQPSHS, from the coding sequence ATGCGCCACCGTATGGATGATCTGCTGACCCTAATGCAGGTACTGCGCGATCGTGAGCAGGGCTGCCCGTGGGATCTGCAGCAGGATTGGGACAGCATCGTTCCGCACACCTTGGAAGAGGCGTATGAAGTGGCCGATGCCATTGAACGACGTGCTTTTGATGAACTGCCCGGTGAGCTAGGTGACCTGCTTTTTCAAGTGATTTATTACGCCCAGTTTGGTGCAGAGGAGCAGCGCTTCGACTTTGCTGACATTGTCGATACGCTAACCGCTAAAATGCTGCGCCGTCATCCGCATGTATTTCCCGGCGGCACGCTTGTCTCGCGGCGTCCGCCGGGCGTCAGCGCTGAAGAGGTGCAAACTCAGCAGGTCAATAGCCGCTGGGAGTCGCTGAAAGCCGAAGAACGTGAGGAAAGAGCGCGTGCCGAAAGAGCCGCCGATACGCCGTCGGTACTCGACAATGTGCCGAGAACGCTACCTGCACTTAGCCGCGCCGCCAAGCTGTCTAAACGGGCCGCAAGGGTGGGCTTTGATTGGCCAGATGCTCAAGGCGTGATAGCTAAAATTCGTGAGGAGTTGGCCGAAGTCGAGGAGGCGCTCGCCGCCGGTGACCAGCGGCATGCCCAAGAAGAAGTGGGCGATCTGCTGTTTGCGGTAACTAATCTTGCCCGCACGCTCAATGCAGACCCTGAACAGTGCCTGCGCGCCACTAATGCAAAATTTGAGCGCCGCTTTCGCCATGTTGAACGCGAACTGAGCGCTGCCCAGCGGCCGCTACAAGATGCCTCTCTAGATGAAATGGAGGCCCACTGGCAGGCAGCTAAAGCACAAGAAAAACAACCCAGTCATTCCTGA
- the pdxJ gene encoding pyridoxine 5'-phosphate synthase, with protein sequence MHPPRILLGVNIDHIATLRQARGTRYPDPVQAALVAEEAGADGITVHLREDRRHIQPRDVRILAEVLNTRMNLEMAVTEEMLALAEEVRPAHVCLVPEKREELTTEGGLDVVGGFDAIEGACQRLRAAGCDVSLFIDPEEAQIDAAHRAGAPTIELHTGAYAEARPGSDAANAEYHRLTVAATHAVSLGLVVNAGHGLHYHNVEAIAALPGVNELNIGHAIIARALFVGLKEAVQEMKRLIIAGQEAGLMAALDAHDLEHDHSHGESAGHEGDSEHRHNGCCGH encoded by the coding sequence ATGCATCCCCCTCGGATACTGTTAGGCGTCAATATTGATCACATTGCGACACTTCGCCAAGCCCGAGGCACGCGTTATCCCGACCCCGTGCAGGCGGCGTTAGTCGCCGAAGAAGCCGGTGCTGATGGCATTACGGTGCATTTGCGCGAAGACCGCCGCCATATACAGCCGCGAGACGTGCGCATTTTGGCTGAAGTGCTTAATACGCGCATGAACTTGGAAATGGCCGTTACCGAAGAGATGCTGGCTCTGGCTGAGGAGGTGCGTCCTGCGCACGTCTGCTTAGTGCCTGAAAAACGTGAAGAGTTAACCACGGAGGGCGGCTTGGATGTCGTGGGTGGCTTTGACGCGATTGAAGGCGCTTGCCAGCGTTTGCGCGCAGCAGGCTGTGATGTTTCGCTATTTATTGATCCTGAGGAAGCTCAGATTGACGCAGCCCACCGTGCTGGTGCACCCACTATCGAGCTGCACACCGGTGCTTATGCCGAGGCCCGGCCCGGTAGTGATGCCGCAAATGCGGAATACCATCGCTTAACCGTTGCCGCGACTCATGCCGTGTCGCTGGGTTTAGTTGTCAATGCCGGTCACGGTTTGCATTACCACAACGTTGAGGCGATTGCCGCATTGCCGGGCGTTAATGAGCTCAATATTGGTCACGCCATCATTGCGCGCGCGCTTTTCGTGGGTCTGAAAGAGGCCGTGCAGGAGATGAAACGCCTGATAATTGCCGGTCAAGAGGCGGGCTTAATGGCAGCATTAGATGCCCATGATCTAGAACACGATCATTCACATGGCGAGAGCGCTGGCCATGAAGGCGATTCTGAACATCGCCATAATGGATGCTGTGGGCATTAA
- the relA gene encoding GTP diphosphokinase, giving the protein MVKVREDQPLTASGQVDIQKWLTHLQEDVRLRDPERLIDACKLAETLELEAPRTHRVWLSPGSSFRMGLEMADILGDLKLDQATLEAAVLYRSVREGLLSLEGVSKRFGSEVSGLIDGVLQMAAISYPLAPDHAMGQHNQQENLRKMLVNMVSDVRVALIKIAERTCALRQVKDAPLEKCLQVAREVADIYAPLAHRLGVGQLKWELEDLSFRYLHEDEYKAIAKLLAEKRLDRDRYIHDVVETIKALMEAQRIHRYDVDGRAKHIYSIWRKMKRKRIDFSQVNDVRAVRILVPEVTDCYTVLGIIHSRWHHVPNEFDDYIANPKKNGYQSLHTAVMGPENKVLEIQIRTFAMHEEAELGVCAHWRYKGHDTNAKSRSYEDKIAWLRQVLEWQDEVGGFGDLREGLSSDVAPDRIYVFTPDGHVIDLPRVATPIDFAYRVHTEIGHRCRGAKINGRIVPLTYKLKTGQQVEILTATKGGPSRDWLNPSLGYVRTSRGRAKIQAWFKHQARDQNLDEGRALFDREMRRLDVEDLDLPRLAKAVNYLNAEDMYAAIGAGDLRIGQVLHQAQQLFGETDDQEQLDRLLAKPKRQSSKATKSDITVLGVGNLKTSMANCCRPVPGEPIVGFITQGRGVTVHRQDCSNILQLRLDEPQRIIEVEWGERAQTRYPVTIEIQAWDRSGLLRDVTSLLGNEKVNVLAVNTLTNTDESIARLRITLEVDGLESLGRLFSRIQQLPNVTEVRRLRNADPDQQSRKGGA; this is encoded by the coding sequence ATGGTAAAAGTGCGTGAAGACCAGCCGCTCACCGCTAGCGGGCAGGTAGACATACAAAAATGGTTAACGCACCTGCAAGAAGATGTGCGCCTAAGGGATCCTGAGCGATTAATCGACGCCTGTAAGCTAGCCGAAACGCTGGAACTTGAGGCCCCGCGTACGCATCGCGTTTGGCTGTCACCCGGCTCTAGTTTCCGAATGGGGCTGGAAATGGCGGATATTTTAGGTGATTTGAAGCTCGATCAAGCCACCCTGGAAGCCGCTGTGCTCTATCGCTCGGTGCGAGAGGGCTTACTCAGCCTTGAAGGCGTCTCCAAGCGTTTTGGCAGTGAAGTCTCTGGCCTAATTGATGGCGTATTGCAAATGGCCGCTATCAGCTACCCGCTAGCGCCTGACCATGCTATGGGGCAGCATAATCAGCAGGAAAATCTGCGCAAAATGCTGGTTAATATGGTTAGCGATGTGCGCGTGGCGCTGATCAAAATCGCCGAGCGTACCTGTGCGCTTCGACAGGTCAAAGACGCGCCGCTGGAAAAGTGTTTACAGGTTGCCCGCGAGGTTGCCGACATTTATGCGCCGCTGGCGCATCGTTTGGGGGTTGGCCAACTTAAGTGGGAGCTGGAAGACCTCTCGTTTCGCTATTTGCACGAAGATGAATACAAAGCGATTGCTAAGCTGCTGGCGGAAAAGCGTCTTGATCGCGACAGGTATATTCATGACGTTGTAGAAACCATCAAAGCCTTGATGGAAGCCCAGCGCATCCATCGCTACGACGTGGATGGCCGCGCAAAGCACATCTACTCGATCTGGCGAAAGATGAAGCGCAAGCGGATCGACTTTTCCCAGGTGAACGATGTGCGCGCCGTGCGCATTTTGGTGCCTGAGGTGACCGACTGCTACACCGTGCTAGGGATTATCCACTCGCGCTGGCATCACGTGCCTAACGAGTTCGACGACTATATCGCCAACCCCAAAAAAAATGGCTATCAGTCACTGCATACGGCCGTTATGGGGCCGGAAAACAAGGTACTGGAAATTCAGATTCGCACCTTCGCCATGCACGAAGAAGCCGAGCTTGGCGTTTGCGCCCACTGGCGCTACAAAGGCCACGATACCAACGCTAAAAGCCGAAGCTACGAAGATAAAATCGCTTGGCTGCGTCAAGTGCTTGAGTGGCAGGACGAGGTGGGCGGCTTTGGCGATCTTCGCGAGGGACTGTCCAGCGATGTCGCCCCTGACCGTATCTATGTTTTTACCCCCGATGGTCACGTGATTGACTTGCCGCGCGTTGCTACGCCCATCGATTTTGCGTACCGCGTGCACACGGAAATCGGCCACCGCTGCCGGGGCGCCAAAATTAACGGCCGCATTGTGCCGCTGACGTATAAGTTGAAAACAGGTCAGCAGGTGGAAATTCTAACGGCTACTAAAGGCGGGCCGAGCCGCGACTGGCTAAACCCTAGCCTGGGCTACGTGCGAACTTCTCGCGGCAGAGCCAAAATACAAGCGTGGTTTAAGCACCAGGCGAGGGATCAAAACCTCGATGAAGGGCGAGCGCTGTTTGACCGCGAGATGCGCCGTCTAGATGTAGAAGACCTTGATCTGCCTAGATTGGCGAAGGCCGTGAACTACCTCAATGCTGAGGATATGTACGCCGCGATCGGTGCCGGTGATTTACGCATTGGCCAAGTGCTTCACCAAGCGCAGCAGCTGTTCGGTGAGACCGATGACCAAGAGCAGCTCGACCGGCTGCTCGCTAAGCCGAAGCGTCAATCGAGCAAGGCTACGAAAAGCGATATTACCGTGCTTGGCGTGGGTAATCTCAAAACCAGTATGGCGAATTGCTGCCGCCCGGTGCCCGGTGAGCCTATCGTTGGCTTTATCACTCAAGGGCGTGGCGTCACCGTTCATCGCCAGGACTGCAGCAATATTCTGCAATTGCGCCTGGACGAGCCTCAACGCATTATCGAGGTAGAGTGGGGCGAGCGTGCCCAGACGCGCTATCCGGTGACGATTGAAATCCAAGCCTGGGATCGTTCGGGGCTGCTGCGTGATGTCACCAGCTTATTGGGTAATGAAAAGGTCAACGTGCTCGCCGTCAATACCTTAACCAATACCGACGAGAGCATCGCTCGTCTGCGGATTACCCTGGAAGTGGACGGCCTTGAGTCACTGGGTCGCCTGTTTTCACGCATTCAGCAGTTGCCTAACGTCACCGAAGTGCGCCGCCTGCGTAATGCCGACCCCGATCAACAAAGTCGTAAGGGAGGAGCATAA
- the cysM gene encoding cysteine synthase CysM: MSYFKSDPKNDIKNDIKNYPTLEDVVGNTPLVRLKRISAGRNNTLLAKLEGNNPAGSVKDRPALSMLMEAEARGEISPGDTLIEATSGNTGIALAMAAAIKGYQMVLVMPENASDERKQAMAAYGAKLISASKSGGMEGARDIADGMIARGEGKPLNQFANPDNPLAHYRTTGPEVWQQTGGEVTHFVSSMGTTGTIMGVSRYLKEQNPAIQIVGLQPADGASIAGIRRWPKEYLPAIFEAPRVDVTLDIGQQEAEEHMRRLAREEGILAGVSSGGSLAGALRIAEQTENAVIVFIVCDRGDRYLSTGLFAPGV, from the coding sequence ATGAGCTATTTCAAGAGCGATCCCAAAAACGATATCAAGAACGATATCAAGAACTATCCTACGCTAGAAGATGTGGTGGGCAATACGCCGCTGGTGCGCCTGAAGCGTATTAGCGCAGGGCGTAACAATACGCTGCTAGCCAAACTTGAAGGTAATAACCCCGCGGGGTCGGTTAAAGACCGCCCGGCACTGTCTATGCTCATGGAGGCAGAAGCCCGCGGTGAGATTTCTCCCGGCGATACGCTGATAGAGGCAACCTCAGGCAATACCGGGATTGCGCTGGCCATGGCGGCGGCTATTAAAGGCTATCAGATGGTGCTGGTAATGCCGGAAAACGCCTCGGACGAGCGTAAGCAGGCAATGGCCGCCTACGGGGCGAAATTAATTTCGGCCAGCAAGTCAGGCGGAATGGAAGGGGCACGCGACATTGCGGATGGCATGATCGCAAGAGGAGAGGGTAAGCCGCTCAATCAGTTCGCTAACCCGGATAATCCGCTGGCGCATTACCGTACTACCGGCCCTGAGGTATGGCAGCAAACGGGCGGTGAAGTGACACACTTTGTGAGTTCTATGGGCACCACCGGTACCATCATGGGCGTATCGCGCTATTTGAAAGAGCAGAATCCGGCGATTCAAATTGTTGGCTTGCAGCCTGCAGATGGTGCCAGTATTGCCGGAATACGGCGTTGGCCAAAAGAATATCTGCCGGCTATTTTTGAAGCCCCCCGCGTGGACGTCACGCTGGATATCGGTCAGCAAGAGGCGGAAGAGCACATGCGACGTCTAGCGCGTGAAGAGGGCATCTTAGCGGGCGTGTCCTCCGGTGGTAGCTTGGCCGGTGCGCTGCGTATCGCCGAGCAAACGGAAAACGCTGTGATCGTGTTTATCGTCTGTGACCGTGGTGACCGGTATCTTTCCACCGGCCTTTTTGCCCCAGGAGTATAA
- the acpS gene encoding holo-ACP synthase translates to MIVGIGSDIARVERFALAVQRHGPRFAQRILGPDEHAAWLQKSQPAAFLAKRFAAKEAFVKALGLGLREGMQWSDIQVLNDTLGKPHFVLSGDAERLLLAAGVTASHVTLSDEAEYAVAFVVLER, encoded by the coding sequence ATGATTGTGGGAATTGGCTCTGACATTGCCCGCGTTGAACGCTTTGCACTGGCTGTGCAACGTCACGGGCCGCGCTTTGCTCAGCGTATTTTAGGCCCTGATGAGCATGCAGCATGGCTGCAAAAGTCACAGCCTGCTGCCTTCTTGGCCAAACGATTTGCCGCTAAAGAAGCGTTTGTGAAAGCGCTTGGGCTGGGTCTGCGAGAAGGCATGCAGTGGAGTGATATTCAGGTACTTAACGACACCCTGGGCAAGCCACATTTTGTGCTCAGTGGCGATGCCGAACGGCTTCTGCTAGCGGCGGGCGTCACGGCAAGTCATGTCACGCTAAGCGATGAAGCGGAATATGCGGTGGCGTTCGTTGTACTTGAACGCTAA
- a CDS encoding ATP-binding protein has translation MSLNTRLLFALLGLPLVVYAIMAVFLVIQNGAQTHIMKKERLENAVELLTPSLSEAMADADAQQLKNLARQLLSLNGLRTVAVFNEQGSRVLLLGQSTPAPLSAPVNQQLIIDDEMWRLRIPLTTVNASDLTVLGWLDVEMDIRALTLERYKLIASLSLGGMLLGLLLFLIAFAISRYVTRHIEEANQALYRLSRDDYQLRLAPSGAAELYQLYTHVNTLAEHFQQSQRDMQTQIEQATSELQESMKTIEEQNIKLDLAHRSALRANAVKSEFLANMSHEIRTPLNGIIGFCRLLGRSSMDTRQQEWLKHVHRASDNLLMLVNDVLDFSKLEANRLTLEEADIDIVALVDEVMGLHAPEAQRKQLHLVAMVYDDVPTPLCGDPLRIHQVLNNLISNALKFTHQGEVIVRVMLDNYEGQHVVLSISVSDTGIGLSDIHQQALFNAFTQAEPSHSRQFGGTGLGLTICRQLIERMGGEISVESELGTGTTFSFTLPMLAHKAIERPPEISLNNPSIRLYEEHLPTRHMLEHLLQRWQAKPMSLDAPEQEQLLILALQHNDFSPERQIHWQTVIDQTPCPVLILANSNSFDLPPMRLTHGGETLYKPFSREQLATSLHQLLLPTPVPSKPAGHASLPPTESAILKLLIVDDNASNRELLKSILESPTIHITAVDSGHHALAFARNNNVDMVLMDIRMPGLDGVQTTRALRRLSRTWARCPIVAVTAHALSSEREKWLAEGLDDVLIKPIDEAQLHQLLRRFLGHTHRLADFTAPASSPSSAKMATKPRYANTAPATLPAVDLELGAHLAGGKEGLAREQLTRLIDSLEESEQQMRRAYAQQNLATLLDWVHGLNGASRYCGAPELALLVETLETRLRTSGLDHVKQLLEDLYRAMARLRTHRTLLLKH, from the coding sequence ATGTCTTTGAATACCCGTCTTCTGTTTGCCTTGCTCGGTTTACCGCTTGTGGTATATGCCATCATGGCCGTATTCCTGGTGATACAGAACGGTGCCCAGACGCATATCATGAAAAAAGAACGCCTAGAAAATGCTGTCGAACTGCTGACCCCCAGCCTCAGTGAGGCGATGGCTGACGCCGACGCTCAGCAGCTTAAGAACTTAGCGCGCCAGCTACTGAGCCTCAATGGACTACGAACGGTTGCGGTGTTTAATGAGCAAGGCAGTCGTGTATTGCTACTTGGCCAGTCTACGCCTGCGCCGCTGAGTGCACCGGTAAACCAGCAGCTTATTATTGATGACGAGATGTGGCGATTACGCATTCCACTCACGACGGTCAACGCTAGCGATTTAACTGTGCTGGGCTGGCTGGATGTAGAAATGGATATTCGTGCGCTGACTCTTGAGCGTTATAAATTGATTGCCAGCCTTAGTCTGGGCGGCATGCTGCTGGGGCTGCTGCTGTTTTTAATCGCCTTTGCCATCAGCCGATACGTTACCCGGCATATTGAAGAAGCCAATCAAGCTCTGTATCGGCTATCCCGCGACGACTATCAGCTGCGCTTAGCGCCCTCAGGGGCCGCGGAACTCTATCAGCTCTATACTCATGTCAATACGCTTGCGGAGCACTTTCAGCAGTCGCAGCGCGATATGCAAACGCAAATCGAGCAGGCAACAAGCGAGCTGCAAGAATCAATGAAAACCATTGAAGAACAGAACATAAAGCTCGATTTGGCTCATCGCAGCGCGCTGCGTGCAAACGCCGTAAAGTCTGAATTTCTTGCCAATATGAGCCATGAAATCCGCACACCGCTGAACGGCATTATCGGCTTTTGCCGGCTGTTGGGCCGCTCATCAATGGACACCCGCCAACAGGAATGGCTTAAACACGTGCATCGCGCCAGCGATAACCTGCTAATGCTGGTTAATGACGTGCTCGATTTTTCCAAGCTTGAGGCCAATCGCCTGACCCTTGAAGAAGCCGATATTGATATCGTGGCCCTGGTCGATGAGGTCATGGGGCTGCACGCGCCAGAAGCCCAGCGCAAGCAGCTGCATTTAGTGGCGATGGTATACGACGACGTGCCGACACCGCTGTGCGGCGACCCGCTACGCATCCATCAAGTATTGAACAACTTAATCAGCAATGCGCTTAAATTCACCCATCAGGGAGAGGTGATTGTTCGCGTCATGCTGGATAACTACGAAGGTCAGCATGTAGTGCTGAGCATCAGCGTTAGTGATACCGGCATTGGCTTAAGTGACATTCATCAACAGGCATTATTTAACGCGTTTACACAAGCAGAGCCCAGTCATTCGCGCCAGTTTGGCGGCACCGGCCTAGGGCTTACCATTTGCCGTCAGCTGATTGAACGTATGGGCGGCGAGATCAGCGTTGAAAGCGAGCTTGGCACGGGGACTACGTTCTCGTTTACGCTGCCAATGCTGGCGCATAAAGCCATTGAGCGCCCCCCGGAAATTAGCCTTAACAACCCCTCTATCCGCCTGTATGAAGAGCATCTTCCCACCCGGCATATGCTGGAGCATTTGCTTCAGCGCTGGCAAGCAAAGCCCATGTCATTGGATGCTCCAGAGCAGGAGCAGCTGCTAATTTTAGCGCTACAGCACAATGATTTTAGCCCCGAACGTCAAATCCACTGGCAAACCGTGATTGATCAAACCCCCTGCCCGGTGTTGATTTTAGCCAACAGCAATAGCTTTGATCTTCCGCCCATGCGCTTAACTCATGGCGGAGAAACGCTTTATAAGCCCTTTTCACGCGAGCAATTGGCAACGTCGCTGCACCAACTGCTGTTACCTACGCCCGTACCCAGCAAGCCTGCAGGCCACGCGAGCTTACCACCTACGGAATCGGCGATCTTAAAGCTGCTGATTGTGGACGATAATGCATCGAATCGGGAGCTGCTTAAAAGCATATTAGAAAGCCCGACGATTCACATCACGGCGGTAGACAGCGGTCATCACGCACTAGCATTCGCACGCAACAACAATGTTGACATGGTGCTTATGGATATTCGCATGCCGGGGCTAGACGGCGTTCAGACCACTCGCGCGCTGCGCCGCCTGAGCCGCACCTGGGCACGCTGTCCGATCGTTGCCGTTACCGCCCATGCACTCAGCAGTGAGCGCGAAAAGTGGCTGGCGGAAGGTTTAGATGACGTACTCATTAAACCCATCGACGAGGCGCAGCTGCACCAGCTACTGCGTCGGTTTTTAGGCCATACCCATCGGCTTGCTGATTTTACAGCGCCAGCGTCCTCACCGAGCAGCGCTAAAATGGCCACTAAGCCACGCTATGCCAACACCGCGCCTGCGACATTACCGGCGGTAGATTTGGAGCTGGGGGCGCACCTGGCGGGCGGAAAAGAAGGCCTAGCGCGCGAGCAGCTAACGCGGCTAATTGATAGCCTTGAAGAGAGTGAACAGCAGATGCGCCGTGCTTACGCACAGCAAAATTTGGCGACGCTGCTAGATTGGGTACACGGTTTGAATGGCGCTAGCCGCTACTGCGGGGCGCCTGAATTGGCGCTGCTGGTAGAAACGCTGGAAACTCGCCTGCGTACCAGTGGCTTAGACCATGTAAAGCAGCTCTTAGAAGACCTTTACCGCGCCATGGCAAGGCTGCGCACGCATCGCACGCTGCTACTTAAACATTAA
- the rlmD gene encoding 23S rRNA (uracil(1939)-C(5))-methyltransferase RlmD: MAMLGKRRPPRPASGHSGLAGTPGGKGVHALSEDSSPLVIERLAHDGRGVAHAANGKTVFVAQALPGERVDVAIHLTRKRFDEAHIKTLLTTSEQRVAPPCPHFGRCGGCDLQHLNIAAQRAHKREVVRDLFARQGITLSDIGSIQGSDLGYRRRARLGVKVDSQGSTHLGFRAAHSHRLVDIERCPVLVDSLQQLLAPLRELLTTLEAPRQVGHIELLATASVQVVLVRQLKEHAPDAERWKAFAKGQRVALGTWLGRETPTLHWDGAPPVLEESLTLDGQLPLALSFAPGDFLQVNAQVNQQMVAQVIAWLAPKPGQKILDLFAGIGNFSLPIAAAGAEVHAVEGNPAMVARIGANAARNQLVVSSEQGDLSDPANVKALLAAHRDSDALVLDPPRIGGEAICQALAHHRVPRVAYISCDPATLARDAAHLVHAGYRVRQVAVADMFLHTAHMETLVLFEAEGA; the protein is encoded by the coding sequence ATGGCCATGTTGGGAAAGCGGCGGCCACCAAGGCCTGCATCGGGACATTCAGGCTTAGCGGGTACGCCAGGTGGCAAAGGGGTGCATGCCCTCTCCGAAGATAGCTCACCGCTGGTGATTGAACGCTTAGCGCACGATGGCCGTGGCGTTGCCCACGCGGCCAACGGTAAAACCGTGTTTGTGGCTCAGGCACTGCCGGGTGAGCGGGTTGACGTAGCCATTCACTTGACGCGTAAACGCTTTGATGAAGCGCATATCAAAACACTGCTGACCACCTCTGAGCAGCGCGTAGCGCCACCGTGCCCGCATTTTGGTCGCTGCGGCGGCTGCGATTTGCAGCATTTAAATATTGCTGCGCAGCGCGCGCATAAGCGTGAAGTAGTGCGCGACCTCTTTGCTCGTCAAGGTATTACGCTGAGCGATATTGGCTCGATTCAGGGCAGTGACCTAGGCTACCGGCGGCGTGCTCGGCTAGGCGTTAAAGTGGATAGCCAAGGCAGTACCCATCTTGGTTTTCGGGCGGCCCATAGCCATCGCCTGGTCGACATTGAGCGTTGCCCGGTACTGGTTGATTCCTTACAGCAGCTGCTAGCGCCCCTGCGTGAGCTGCTAACAACGCTAGAGGCTCCGCGCCAGGTAGGTCATATCGAACTACTGGCAACGGCCAGCGTGCAGGTAGTTTTAGTGCGTCAGTTAAAAGAACATGCGCCGGACGCCGAGCGCTGGAAAGCCTTTGCAAAAGGCCAGCGGGTAGCGTTAGGCACTTGGCTGGGGCGCGAAACGCCCACGCTGCACTGGGATGGTGCGCCGCCGGTGCTAGAAGAATCGCTGACGCTTGATGGGCAGCTGCCGCTAGCGCTGAGCTTTGCACCGGGCGATTTTTTACAGGTCAACGCCCAGGTTAACCAGCAAATGGTGGCTCAGGTGATTGCATGGCTAGCACCCAAGCCTGGGCAAAAAATACTCGACCTGTTTGCGGGTATTGGTAATTTCAGCCTGCCTATCGCGGCAGCCGGAGCTGAGGTACATGCAGTAGAAGGGAACCCCGCTATGGTCGCGCGCATTGGCGCTAACGCTGCGCGTAATCAGCTGGTGGTGAGCAGTGAGCAGGGGGATTTGAGCGACCCCGCGAACGTTAAGGCGCTGTTAGCCGCTCATCGCGATAGTGACGCGCTGGTGCTTGATCCGCCGCGCATCGGCGGTGAAGCGATTTGTCAGGCGCTGGCACATCACCGCGTGCCTAGAGTGGCCTATATTTCCTGTGATCCCGCAACGCTTGCCCGAGATGCGGCACATCTTGTGCATGCGGGTTACCGTGTGAGGCAAGTAGCCGTCGCTGATATGTTCCTTCACACTGCGCATATGGAAACGCTGGTGCTGTTTGAAGCTGAGGGTGCTTAA